A stretch of the Vagococcus xieshaowenii genome encodes the following:
- a CDS encoding GNAT family N-acetyltransferase has protein sequence MNKLKLQSLSVSQLNDCHYELLLEADPSIELLQAYLPDSTIFALSKEKQVIGMLVLCPCKEKSEIEIKTISVSKAYRRQGFGFYLLEEAESFAKKHQFTYLVIGTGSTSFHQLYMYQKFGFRMDYIVKDFFLKYKEELIENQLKLYDMVILRKKL, from the coding sequence ATGAATAAATTAAAGCTACAGTCACTAAGTGTGTCACAATTAAATGATTGCCATTATGAGCTATTACTTGAAGCTGATCCATCAATTGAACTTCTACAAGCGTATCTACCCGACAGTACTATCTTTGCATTAAGTAAGGAAAAACAAGTGATAGGGATGTTAGTTTTATGCCCATGTAAAGAGAAGTCTGAAATAGAAATTAAAACAATTAGTGTATCAAAAGCGTATAGAAGACAAGGATTTGGTTTTTATTTACTAGAAGAGGCCGAATCCTTTGCTAAAAAGCATCAATTTACTTATTTGGTTATTGGAACAGGGAGTACTAGTTTTCATCAGTTGTATATGTATCAGAAGTTTGGTTTTCGTATGGATTATATTGTCAAAGACTTCTTTTTGAAGTATAAAGAGGAATTAATCGAGAACCAGTTAAAGTTATATGATATGGTTATCTTAAGAAAGAAACTTTAA
- a CDS encoding DUF1507 family protein, with translation MNKENEHQLALSVLNKEASKIRTLINSQRNHLCISQCKAFEEVVDTQMYGFSRQIDFAIKMNILKHEEGQLILADLERELNQVYIDVYETQKEMQE, from the coding sequence ATGAATAAGGAAAATGAACATCAATTAGCATTGTCTGTTTTAAATAAAGAAGCAAGTAAAATTAGAACCCTAATTAACAGTCAACGAAATCATCTATGTATTTCCCAGTGTAAAGCCTTTGAGGAAGTGGTAGATACACAAATGTATGGTTTTAGTCGCCAAATTGACTTTGCAATAAAAATGAATATTTTAAAGCATGAAGAAGGACAACTTATTTTGGCTGATTTAGAACGTGAATTAAATCAGGTCTATATAGATGTCTATGAAACACAAAAGGAAATGCAAGAATAG
- a CDS encoding ISL3 family transposase, with protein MINDIKKIYGIEDSNLTISSVSEGTYRNKPAKIIKASYKPKTIACPNCDSSPRECDGKYVIVKNGSKEVEILLTHENTGIVSMKLSKQRYRCRNCNKHWTAQIDLVKPCHNVSRIIEGKIIELLGERISLKLIAKLCSVSISKVIQVLKSLETYLPSPKKRWLPEVLMVDEFRSHTAIEDSMSFICADGESGQLVEILESRRLNYLIPHFNRYPDEERFRVKYLVTDMNAAYFQLVKDIFPNAELIIDRFHIVKHLNEAFNSFRVREMKKLKASGHKVEASKLKKNWRFLLKNRLDINISEYKRWPSFRSNKYPYLTEQMMIDRLLDFSEPLKLAYGYFHDLLDSFRRKEYERFFELLNTLPDELDEEFKGQVQNLIRHQEGITNALIHPYSNGKIEAKNTHIKTLKRVSYGFKSFSNMRIRIFLTEGLIEVNH; from the coding sequence ATGATTAATGATATCAAAAAAATTTATGGAATTGAAGACTCTAATCTAACAATTTCTAGTGTTTCCGAAGGAACCTATCGTAATAAGCCTGCGAAAATTATAAAAGCGAGCTATAAACCTAAAACGATAGCTTGCCCTAATTGTGACTCTTCTCCAAGAGAATGCGACGGCAAGTACGTTATTGTTAAGAATGGTTCTAAAGAAGTAGAGATTCTATTAACACATGAGAACACAGGAATTGTCTCTATGAAGCTATCTAAGCAACGCTATCGTTGTCGCAACTGTAATAAGCACTGGACTGCTCAAATTGATTTAGTTAAACCTTGTCACAATGTTTCAAGGATAATTGAAGGCAAAATTATTGAGTTATTAGGTGAAAGAATATCTCTAAAACTAATTGCTAAATTATGTAGTGTTTCAATAAGTAAAGTGATTCAGGTATTAAAATCGTTAGAAACTTACCTTCCTAGTCCAAAAAAACGTTGGTTGCCTGAGGTTTTAATGGTTGATGAATTCCGTTCGCATACAGCCATAGAAGACTCTATGAGTTTTATTTGTGCTGATGGTGAATCAGGACAATTAGTTGAAATATTGGAAAGCAGAAGATTAAATTATCTTATACCTCACTTTAATCGCTATCCAGATGAAGAACGATTCAGAGTCAAATACCTTGTGACAGATATGAATGCAGCTTATTTCCAATTAGTGAAGGATATCTTTCCAAATGCTGAATTAATCATTGATCGTTTTCATATTGTTAAACATTTGAATGAAGCCTTTAATAGTTTCAGAGTACGGGAAATGAAAAAACTCAAGGCATCGGGACATAAAGTAGAAGCAAGTAAACTTAAGAAAAATTGGCGCTTCCTACTTAAAAATAGATTAGACATTAATATCTCTGAATACAAAAGATGGCCGAGCTTTCGGTCAAATAAGTATCCTTATTTGACCGAACAGATGATGATTGATCGGTTATTAGATTTTTCCGAACCTCTAAAATTAGCCTATGGCTACTTCCATGATTTATTAGATTCATTTAGAAGAAAAGAATATGAACGATTCTTTGAATTATTGAATACTTTACCAGATGAATTAGATGAAGAGTTTAAAGGACAAGTACAAAACCTGATACGTCATCAGGAAGGAATTACCAATGCTTTAATACATCCCTATTCAAATGGGAAGATTGAAGCAAAGAATACACACATCAAAACATTAAAACGAGTTTCTTATGGATTCAAATCTTTCAGCAATATGAGGATTAGAATCTTTTTAACCGAAGGTTTGATAGAAGTTAATCATTAA
- a CDS encoding superoxide dismutase codes for MTYQLPELPYAYDALEPHIDELTMHLHHDKHHNTYVTNLNAAIEKYPELGEKSIDELVADLANVPADIQTAVRNNGGGHANHTFFWEIMGPNGGGEPTGDIKEAINAKFGSYEAFQSEFTAAATGRFGSGWAWLVVNNGELEVMSTANQDSPLSEGKTPVLGIDVWEHAYYKKYSNVRPDYIKAFFNVINWDEVNKHYAAAK; via the coding sequence ATGACATACCAATTACCAGAATTACCATATGCATACGATGCATTAGAACCACATATTGATGAATTAACTATGCACTTACATCACGACAAACATCATAACACTTATGTTACTAACTTAAATGCAGCAATCGAAAAATATCCAGAATTAGGCGAAAAATCAATTGACGAATTAGTCGCTGATTTAGCTAACGTGCCAGCTGACATTCAAACAGCAGTACGTAACAATGGTGGCGGTCATGCTAACCATACATTCTTCTGGGAAATCATGGGACCAAACGGTGGTGGCGAACCTACTGGCGATATTAAAGAAGCAATCAATGCTAAATTTGGTAGCTATGAAGCTTTCCAATCAGAATTTACTGCAGCAGCAACTGGCCGTTTTGGATCAGGTTGGGCATGGTTAGTCGTTAATAACGGCGAATTAGAAGTAATGTCTACTGCTAATCAAGATTCTCCATTATCAGAAGGTAAAACACCTGTATTAGGAATCGATGTTTGGGAACACGCTTACTACAAAAAATATAGCAACGTACGTCCAGATTACATTAAAGCATTCTTCAATGTAATCAACTGGGATGAAGTTAACAAACACTACGCAGCAGCAAAATAA
- a CDS encoding DUF1189 family protein, with translation MNILSLFKEALRHPQNLFMANRLSKKIMIPYFLLLSLILGLPLMGQAFIETKQVEKNIQEIVKQTPEFSFKDNQLVTKEPSESFIYTSDYFLFAFDPENKLSADDIKTRLVGNQIGLGYLKNHLVVTMNDSNPFIGLLGKNTLKLDYKDIDQTYFSQTIFKSSSLRTSEKAMLIGAIILMTLVPMMIMFGIYLLLGTLIGHTFERARMLGLTLGNSFKLFIAASTLPVVASTILSIFFPSLDILTLIIVVSVIIYSNNIRQIKKQLINSQNKKN, from the coding sequence ATGAACATTTTATCTTTATTTAAAGAAGCATTACGACATCCTCAAAATCTTTTTATGGCCAATCGTTTATCAAAAAAAATAATGATTCCATACTTTTTACTACTTTCGTTGATATTAGGATTACCACTTATGGGACAAGCCTTTATTGAAACAAAACAAGTAGAAAAAAATATTCAAGAAATTGTTAAACAAACGCCTGAATTTTCGTTTAAAGACAATCAGCTGGTAACTAAAGAGCCTAGTGAAAGTTTTATCTATACCTCTGACTACTTCCTATTTGCCTTTGATCCTGAGAACAAATTGAGTGCAGATGATATTAAAACGCGTTTAGTTGGTAATCAAATCGGACTTGGCTATCTGAAGAACCATCTTGTAGTGACGATGAATGATTCAAACCCCTTCATCGGACTACTGGGGAAAAACACGCTAAAACTAGACTACAAAGACATTGATCAAACGTATTTCAGTCAAACGATTTTTAAAAGCTCTTCCTTAAGGACAAGTGAAAAAGCTATGTTAATCGGGGCTATTATTCTGATGACATTAGTACCGATGATGATCATGTTTGGTATTTACTTATTGCTAGGCACACTTATTGGTCACACATTTGAACGTGCGAGAATGTTAGGATTAACATTGGGTAATTCTTTTAAATTATTTATAGCTGCTTCAACATTACCAGTTGTCGCATCAACTATTTTATCGATTTTCTTCCCATCACTGGATATCTTAACGTTAATTATTGTTGTATCCGTGATTATTTACTCTAATAATATTCGCCAAATTAAGAAGCAACTTATTAATTCACAAAACAAAAAGAACTAG
- a CDS encoding response regulator gives MIRVMLVDDHEMVRLGVSSYLSIQDDIEVVAEAENGKIGYEKALEYKPDVILMDLVMDEMDGIEATKLILNDWPEARIIIVTSFIDDEKVYPAIEAGAAGYLLKTSSASEIAEAIRSSYRGETVLEPEVTGMMMDRLTKKNIPVLHDELTNRESEILLLISEGKSNQEIADELFITLKTVKTHVSNILSKLEVEDRTQAAIYAFKHGIVK, from the coding sequence ATGATTAGAGTAATGTTAGTGGATGACCACGAGATGGTTAGACTAGGAGTATCATCTTATTTATCGATTCAAGATGATATTGAGGTTGTAGCAGAAGCTGAAAATGGCAAAATTGGTTACGAAAAAGCGTTAGAATATAAACCAGATGTAATTTTAATGGATTTAGTTATGGATGAAATGGACGGTATTGAAGCGACTAAATTGATTCTAAATGATTGGCCAGAAGCAAGAATTATTATAGTCACAAGTTTTATTGATGATGAGAAAGTTTATCCTGCCATCGAAGCAGGCGCGGCGGGCTACCTATTAAAAACATCTTCTGCTAGTGAAATAGCCGAGGCTATTCGTTCGAGTTACCGAGGAGAAACCGTTCTGGAACCGGAAGTGACAGGCATGATGATGGATCGTTTGACGAAAAAAAACATCCCTGTTCTTCATGATGAGTTAACTAATCGTGAGTCAGAAATATTATTGTTGATTTCTGAAGGGAAAAGCAATCAAGAAATAGCCGATGAACTGTTTATTACATTAAAAACAGTGAAGACGCATGTTTCAAATATTTTATCAAAGTTAGAAGTAGAAGACCGTACGCAGGCTGCTATCTATGCCTTTAAGCACGGAATTGTTAAATAA
- a CDS encoding potassium channel family protein, with the protein MKQSFAVIGLGRFGASVCTTLVETGQEVLAIDRDEDRVNEYMDIATHAVVANAEDEIALRALGLRNFDHVIIAIGEDIQASILVTLMAKEMGVQRITAKAQNLYHAKVLEKVGADHVVHPERDMGERVAHHLISKNILDYLELSEEYSIAEIRIENHKFVDRTLLDLDLRQRFGLNVVAIKREGTKLIVSPSAEEMVLLDDTLFVIGETVDVERFDEIMN; encoded by the coding sequence ATGAAGCAAAGTTTTGCTGTTATTGGCTTAGGTCGATTTGGTGCTAGTGTTTGTACAACATTGGTTGAAACAGGTCAAGAAGTCTTAGCTATTGACCGTGATGAAGATCGCGTGAATGAATACATGGATATTGCCACACACGCTGTAGTGGCCAATGCAGAAGATGAGATAGCATTACGTGCGTTAGGGTTACGTAATTTTGACCACGTCATTATTGCAATTGGTGAAGATATTCAAGCTAGTATCTTGGTGACATTAATGGCAAAAGAAATGGGTGTACAGCGTATTACAGCTAAAGCTCAAAATTTATATCATGCAAAAGTATTGGAAAAAGTTGGCGCAGACCATGTCGTGCATCCAGAACGAGATATGGGAGAGCGTGTGGCCCATCACTTAATTTCTAAAAATATTTTAGACTATTTAGAACTATCAGAAGAATACTCAATTGCTGAGATACGAATTGAGAATCATAAATTCGTCGATCGTACATTATTAGATTTAGATTTGCGCCAACGATTTGGTCTAAACGTTGTTGCTATTAAACGTGAAGGAACCAAACTAATTGTTTCGCCATCCGCTGAAGAGATGGTATTACTTGACGATACCTTATTTGTAATCGGAGAAACAGTTGACGTAGAACGATTTGATGAAATCATGAACTAA
- a CDS encoding HesB/YadR/YfhF family protein — protein sequence MKITVTDKAENWFKNELGVEAGGYVHFFGKYGGATNVHVGFSTGMRVEEPTDPIVTMEQNGITYYIDSTDEWFFSTYDLAVDFDEKKDEPVYTYSEN from the coding sequence ATGAAAATTACTGTAACAGATAAAGCAGAAAATTGGTTTAAAAATGAATTAGGTGTTGAAGCAGGGGGCTACGTTCATTTTTTTGGTAAATATGGTGGAGCGACAAATGTTCATGTCGGTTTTTCAACAGGTATGCGTGTGGAAGAACCAACAGATCCTATTGTTACGATGGAGCAAAATGGGATAACTTATTACATTGATAGTACAGATGAATGGTTCTTTTCAACCTATGATTTAGCGGTTGATTTTGATGAGAAAAAGGATGAACCTGTTTATACGTATTCAGAAAATTAA
- a CDS encoding FtsW/RodA/SpoVE family cell cycle protein, which yields MVKKPKKRYFLDYGIVIPYIALSIIGIVMVYSATAYKLISAGRNEFSGGIKQVAFFAVGLIIIYVIYHMKIDFLQNRTVVMASFIGILAMLVLTFFIGEALGGARGWIKIAGVQVQPVEFLKIIVIWYLSYVLSKRQSTISNEFIKTVLWPVGMIAAAAFLVLVQPDTGGAAIIVLLTIVMLLASGISYWYGIAITGGGIALSFIAIEFVTTVGKYFIPEYIVNRFLVFKNPFISQYDAGMQMIQSYYAMFNGGLFGRGLGNSIQKKGFLPVAESDFIFSIIIEELGLIAAVIILLMLMFLILRIISVGIKATSTFNSMVCTGIGAMMLIQTFINVGGITGLIPMTGVTFPFISQGGSSFISLSIGVGLALNIRADELRRKYQRQIEAL from the coding sequence GTGGTAAAGAAGCCAAAAAAACGTTACTTTTTAGATTATGGAATAGTCATTCCATACATAGCATTATCAATTATCGGAATTGTGATGGTATACAGTGCGACAGCCTATAAGCTGATTAGTGCAGGACGAAATGAATTTAGTGGTGGAATCAAGCAAGTTGCTTTTTTTGCTGTTGGTTTGATTATTATTTATGTCATTTATCATATGAAAATTGACTTTTTACAAAATCGAACGGTAGTAATGGCCAGTTTTATAGGTATATTGGCCATGTTGGTCTTAACGTTCTTTATTGGAGAAGCACTAGGTGGTGCCAGAGGTTGGATTAAGATTGCTGGCGTCCAAGTACAGCCAGTTGAATTTCTTAAAATAATTGTTATCTGGTATTTATCTTATGTCTTATCAAAACGTCAGTCAACGATTTCTAATGAATTCATCAAAACAGTTCTATGGCCAGTCGGAATGATCGCAGCAGCAGCCTTTTTAGTACTAGTACAGCCAGATACAGGTGGTGCAGCGATTATTGTGTTACTAACCATTGTCATGTTATTGGCTAGTGGTATTAGTTACTGGTACGGTATCGCGATTACTGGTGGTGGTATCGCGCTAAGTTTTATCGCAATCGAATTTGTTACGACTGTAGGGAAGTATTTTATTCCTGAATATATTGTTAATCGTTTCTTAGTATTTAAGAACCCTTTTATTTCTCAATATGATGCAGGAATGCAAATGATCCAATCTTACTATGCAATGTTTAATGGTGGTTTGTTTGGTAGAGGTTTAGGTAATAGTATTCAGAAAAAAGGCTTTTTACCCGTGGCAGAATCAGATTTTATTTTTTCGATTATTATTGAAGAATTGGGATTGATTGCTGCAGTTATCATTCTATTAATGTTAATGTTTTTGATACTCCGTATTATTTCTGTAGGGATTAAAGCAACGAGCACATTTAATTCAATGGTTTGTACGGGAATAGGGGCAATGATGTTAATCCAAACCTTTATTAACGTTGGAGGGATTACGGGGTTGATTCCAATGACAGGTGTTACTTTTCCGTTTATAAGTCAAGGAGGCTCAAGTTTTATTTCCTTATCAATTGGTGTCGGGTTAGCACTAAATATTAGAGCAGATGAGTTAAGAAGAAAATATCAACGTCAAATCGAAGCATTATAA
- a CDS encoding sensor histidine kinase produces MKNKTNYLFLFIYVFLFTLIILLFTSFIVLTAMGRKLWIKALFDLTVSVFPVFFFLMLMSLLIALVVTIVSYFIQRNQYLEIEEKIEQLQRGNYDHQVFAPQASSDFFEDELDLHIESLRKQLSEMSKELQVLSARPYLVDGESKEEILREERHRLARELHDSVSQQLFAASMMLSALLEYSKKQNGDEKILKQLDTIEDIINASQSEMRALLLHLRPINLEGKSLQKGIEQLLKELQTKINIEMVWDIQDIALPTTIEDNLFRIIQELFSNTLRHAKAKRLEVYMRKQEEMLSLRVIDDGVGFDTSQSKVGSYGLSNIKERVNQMGGTCKIISFKNKGTSIDIRVPLVGESDKDD; encoded by the coding sequence ATGAAAAATAAAACCAATTATTTATTTTTATTTATTTATGTCTTCTTATTTACGCTAATTATTTTATTGTTTACCTCGTTTATTGTTTTGACAGCTATGGGCAGAAAACTTTGGATTAAAGCGTTATTTGATTTAACCGTTTCTGTTTTTCCTGTCTTTTTTTTCTTAATGCTAATGTCGTTATTAATTGCATTAGTAGTGACGATTGTGTCATACTTTATACAAAGGAACCAATATCTTGAAATAGAAGAGAAAATCGAACAATTGCAACGTGGTAATTATGATCATCAGGTGTTCGCCCCTCAAGCAAGTTCTGATTTTTTTGAGGATGAACTGGATCTTCATATTGAATCACTAAGAAAACAATTATCAGAGATGTCAAAAGAACTTCAAGTATTATCTGCACGTCCGTATTTAGTAGACGGAGAATCCAAAGAGGAAATTTTACGGGAAGAACGTCATCGTTTAGCAAGAGAATTACATGACTCGGTTAGTCAACAGTTATTTGCCGCTTCAATGATGCTCTCAGCGTTATTAGAATATTCTAAGAAGCAGAATGGTGATGAAAAAATATTAAAACAATTAGATACAATCGAAGACATTATTAACGCCTCTCAATCTGAAATGCGTGCACTCTTGCTGCATTTACGTCCAATTAATTTGGAAGGAAAAAGTCTTCAAAAAGGAATTGAGCAATTATTAAAAGAACTTCAAACAAAAATTAATATCGAAATGGTATGGGATATTCAAGATATCGCGTTACCAACGACCATTGAAGATAATTTATTTCGAATTATTCAAGAATTATTTTCAAATACATTACGCCACGCTAAAGCCAAACGTTTAGAAGTTTATATGAGAAAGCAAGAAGAAATGCTATCTTTACGGGTGATTGATGATGGTGTTGGTTTTGATACCTCTCAATCTAAAGTAGGTAGTTATGGATTAAGTAATATCAAAGAACGTGTGAATCAAATGGGCGGCACGTGTAAGATTATTAGTTTTAAAAATAAAGGAACGAGTATTGATATTCGTGTTCCGCTAGTAGGAGAGAGTGATAAGGATGATTAG
- a CDS encoding universal stress protein gives MTNTKHYNTIIVGIDGSESSHIAFKEAISIAKMYHAKLFAIHVINNLANYLPEDAINELTREAEENLAHLKEQAANDDFHDVFTLVVEGSPKKMLSLTLPVDLKADLIVLGATGKHMISESMLGSIAHYATSNAHCSVLIVRN, from the coding sequence ATGACAAACACAAAACATTACAATACCATCATTGTAGGAATTGATGGCTCTGAAAGCTCTCATATTGCGTTTAAAGAAGCTATTTCAATAGCAAAAATGTATCACGCTAAATTATTCGCCATTCATGTCATTAACAATCTGGCAAATTACTTACCTGAAGATGCAATCAATGAATTGACTAGGGAAGCAGAAGAAAATTTAGCACACTTAAAAGAACAAGCAGCAAACGATGATTTTCATGATGTGTTTACGTTAGTCGTTGAAGGGTCACCAAAAAAAATGTTATCATTAACATTACCCGTTGATTTAAAAGCTGATTTAATCGTTCTAGGGGCAACTGGTAAACATATGATAAGTGAATCCATGTTAGGTTCTATTGCTCACTACGCGACATCTAATGCACACTGTAGCGTACTAATCGTTAGGAATTAA
- the greA gene encoding transcription elongation factor GreA, producing MVEKVYPMTLEGKASLEKELEELKTVKRKEIVERIKIARSFGDLSENSEYDSAKDEQAFVEGRITTIENMIRFAEIIDADSVAADEVTIGRTVSFIELPDGEEEEYTIVGSAEADPFAGKISNDSPIAKALMGKKINDEVIIATPGGEMSVKIVKIS from the coding sequence ATGGTGGAAAAAGTTTATCCAATGACCCTTGAAGGGAAAGCAAGTTTGGAGAAAGAGTTAGAGGAATTAAAAACAGTTAAACGTAAAGAAATCGTAGAACGCATTAAAATTGCTAGAAGTTTTGGCGATTTGTCAGAGAATTCAGAATATGATTCAGCAAAAGATGAGCAAGCGTTTGTTGAAGGTCGTATTACAACGATTGAAAATATGATTCGTTTTGCTGAGATTATTGATGCGGATTCAGTTGCAGCTGATGAAGTAACAATTGGCCGTACGGTATCATTTATTGAATTACCAGATGGAGAAGAAGAAGAATACACTATCGTTGGTAGTGCTGAAGCAGATCCATTTGCTGGGAAAATTTCAAATGATTCACCGATTGCTAAAGCATTAATGGGCAAAAAAATAAATGATGAAGTGATTATCGCAACACCAGGTGGCGAAATGTCAGTTAAAATCGTTAAAATTTCTTAA
- the mltG gene encoding endolytic transglycosylase MltG, which yields MRRKQALEKENRTVRRIVTTLVSALLVMAIVLGIFVYRYWQTGTQPLDTNNSNLQQVNIPIGTSNKGIGNILEENHIIKSGLVFNYYMKLENQTDFKGGYYQMSPDMTLDDIAEMLKQGGSEEPSALADGKISVPEGYSLEQVAEVVGDSTDISTKEFIDTANDPAFLKELYEAYPELLASTKEAKEVRYHLEGYLFPATYNYYKDKTAKDIIKEMVDKTNQELLARKEQIDASHHSIQEILTLASLVEKEGVTSADRRNIARVFLNRLDTGMRIESDITILYALQKHKVHLSYDDLEVVSPYNLYRNDGLGPGPFNNPGIDAIDAVLDPADNNYYYFLANVETGKVYFAETYEEHLQLKEEHIDNLNN from the coding sequence ATGAGAAGAAAGCAGGCACTTGAAAAAGAAAACCGAACGGTAAGACGTATTGTGACCACGCTAGTTAGTGCGTTGTTAGTAATGGCAATTGTTCTTGGCATATTTGTTTATCGCTATTGGCAAACAGGTACACAACCATTAGACACAAATAATTCTAATCTTCAACAAGTTAATATTCCAATCGGAACTAGTAACAAAGGGATTGGTAATATTTTAGAAGAGAATCACATTATAAAGAGTGGATTAGTCTTTAACTATTATATGAAATTGGAAAATCAAACTGATTTTAAAGGTGGCTATTATCAGATGTCACCCGATATGACCTTAGATGACATAGCAGAAATGCTTAAGCAAGGTGGGTCTGAAGAACCATCAGCTTTGGCAGATGGAAAAATTAGTGTACCAGAAGGGTATAGCTTAGAACAAGTGGCGGAAGTTGTAGGCGATTCAACGGATATTTCAACAAAAGAATTTATAGATACTGCTAATGATCCTGCATTTTTAAAGGAACTTTATGAGGCATATCCTGAATTATTGGCTAGCACTAAAGAGGCCAAAGAAGTTCGTTATCACCTAGAAGGATACTTATTCCCCGCAACGTATAATTATTATAAAGATAAGACAGCTAAAGATATTATTAAAGAAATGGTCGACAAAACTAATCAAGAATTATTGGCAAGAAAAGAACAAATTGATGCGTCTCATCATTCAATTCAAGAGATATTAACGCTTGCTTCATTAGTTGAAAAAGAAGGAGTAACATCAGCTGATCGACGAAACATTGCACGAGTATTTTTAAATCGCTTAGACACTGGAATGAGAATTGAATCTGATATTACTATTTTATATGCTTTACAAAAACATAAAGTTCATTTGAGCTATGATGATTTAGAAGTTGTATCGCCTTATAACTTATATCGTAATGATGGCTTAGGACCTGGACCGTTTAATAATCCTGGTATCGATGCAATTGATGCTGTATTAGATCCAGCAGATAATAATTACTACTATTTCTTAGCCAATGTTGAAACAGGTAAAGTTTATTTTGCCGAAACATATGAAGAACATTTGCAATTAAAAGAAGAGCATATCGATAATTTGAATAATTAA
- the liaF gene encoding cell wall-active antibiotics response protein LiaF, whose product MKHSWRVFIVIELLMLLFVLYKVVNETQALIFLIFGIVNIIFAIKRKRKSSFSQFQLIMGVVISLMSLLTSGPVIWFMLVFAILFFGLVGVETSGLSVLEHLDLVPWKDKQMINVETVEPAVKNGKKFKRQLFGNQRIGSSVFEWDDINLLIISGDTIIDLGNTILPKEDNVVLIRKGFGRTRIIVPMGIGIMVEHTTLSGKLVFEEKSFNLKNEAIKIFSDDYDGNVRRIKLVTNTLLGDVEVVRI is encoded by the coding sequence ATGAAACATTCATGGAGAGTTTTTATTGTCATTGAATTATTAATGCTGCTATTTGTCCTTTATAAAGTGGTCAATGAAACGCAAGCACTAATTTTCTTGATTTTTGGTATCGTAAATATTATATTTGCGATCAAAAGAAAGCGTAAAAGTAGTTTTAGTCAATTTCAATTAATAATGGGTGTAGTGATCTCCTTAATGAGTTTATTAACTAGTGGGCCCGTTATTTGGTTCATGCTAGTATTTGCTATTTTGTTTTTCGGGCTAGTGGGTGTAGAGACGTCAGGTTTGAGTGTGTTAGAACATTTGGATTTAGTGCCTTGGAAAGACAAACAAATGATTAATGTGGAAACAGTTGAACCAGCAGTTAAAAATGGCAAAAAATTTAAACGTCAACTTTTTGGCAACCAACGAATTGGTTCATCAGTATTTGAATGGGATGATATTAATCTTTTAATTATTTCGGGAGATACGATTATTGATTTGGGCAACACTATTTTGCCTAAAGAAGATAATGTCGTATTAATTAGAAAAGGTTTTGGTCGTACAAGAATCATTGTGCCAATGGGAATTGGTATCATGGTTGAACATACAACGTTAAGTGGTAAATTGGTTTTTGAAGAAAAAAGCTTTAACTTGAAAAATGAAGCCATTAAAATTTTTAGTGATGATTATGATGGCAATGTCCGACGCATTAAATTAGTGACGAACACGTTATTAGGTGATGTAGAGGTTGTTAGAATATGA